CCGTGGCGCCAGACGATGGCGCTGGCCTCGAGGGTCAACGAAAGCTTCCGCAGCTATACCGGCTGGAATCCCAACATCACCCTTTCGGCTGGGGTGACACTTTTGAGGCCGAACTATCCAGTAAACCGGGCGGTGAAAGAGGCGGAAGACTTTTTGGAACGCGCCAAAGACAGCGGACGCAACCGTGTATGTGCGCTCATCCAAAAGCCCATCGCGTGGGATCGCTACCGCGACCGGCTCGAAGATGCGGACTGGATTCATCACAAGATGCATGGACCGGATCCGGTCAGCACCGGTTTTGTCTATCGCCTTTTGAACCTGACGGCCGACGCTGAAGCGTTCGTTGTCGGCGGGAATCTCGGGAAGGCTGGTTGGAGAGCGCGTCTCGCTTACCATCTCGCCCGAAACGTGAAGGCGCGAAACCAGATGGAGCGGGAAAGGCAAATCGTCGAATGGCTGAAACGGTTGGGATTGGACGATCAGCTCAGACTGATCCAAGACCCCCACCTTATTTTCGAATGGCGACTGCCCTTACAAATCGCCTTGTATCGCAACCGAAGTTGAAAAGGAGGAGAAGATCATGAATGGATCGAACCGAAACCCTCAGCCCAGGCGCTCAGGGGGACAAGTCCCAAAGACCGGCGACGGCGGCAACCAGCTGCCGGTGGGACGGCCCATAAGGTACTTTCAGGACGCGGAAAAGAAGAAACTGGATCCTTCGCTGGTGGACGAAAAGGCTCGAGATTGGGCCCGGTCTTTCAGCAGCCGCCTGAAGTCTACGCAGATGCGCCGGTTCTACGATGAATTCAAGGCTATTGAGCGGAAGATTCTTCAAGGAAACAATGTTCAAGAGCATCAAAGCAATTTCGAGCGGGACCTGGCTCTCATCCGCCTCTTCAAAGCAAAGGCGGTCTATGCCGAAAAGCGGAATGTGGCCCCGAGGGATTTCACTCAGTTCATTTTTGATCATATGGTTTCCATCCAAGACGTCAGAGACTTTCAGGCATTCATGAAAGTCTTCGAAGCTGTGGTGGCCTTTCACCGTTTTTACGCTCAGGACAACTGAGAAGGAGACGCCATGAAGCTCGTTGCTACCAAGATCATCACCGGGCATGTGGAGGTTTTGACGGGTCTGCACATCGGCGCAGGAAAAGATGCCATCGAAATCGGCGGGGTCGACAGCCCCGTCGTCAAGAACCCTTATACCGGCGAACCGTATATCCCAGGGTCGTCTCTCAAGGGAAAGCTGCGTTGCCTTATGGAATGGGCCACGAACCGGGTTCGTGACGACGGCGAGATATGGGACGGCTCTGAGGAAAGCGATCCGGACCGGTTAGCCCAAGATCCTGTGCTCCGCATCTTCGGCACGACGAACAAGAAGTGGAACGCGGGCCCGACGCGCTTGATCGTCCGCGATTCCGCCTTGAATGCGAACTGGCGGCAAGGGCTGGTGGAACGGGGCCTCCCTCTGACTGAAGAGAAGTTTGAGAATAATATCAATCGCATACAGGGAAAAGCAGGCGTTGGACCACGCAAAACCGAACGCGTGCCCGCCGGTGCGATCTTCGATATGACGATGGCATACCGCGTTTTTGACACCGGAGACGAAGGGCGCATCGACGAAGAATGCTTCCAAGCGTTTCTCAAGGTCATGCGGCTGCTGGAACACGATGCGTTGGGAGGTTCCGGTTCACGTGGTTACGGCCGGGTGCGCTTCGCGAACCTTCAGATCAACGGTGAGGATATCCAGGAGAAATTCCAAGCCATCGCCCCGGAAGACATCATCGCACTTCGAAGGAGCGCGTGACATGCCCACTTATCGGATCACTCTGACGTTGAGCAGTCCGTTGGCGACGCCGCTGGTTTCGGGAACCATCTGGGGCCACTTGGCGTGGGCGCTTCGTTACTTGGAAGGTGAGCGCGCCCTGGAAGATTGGCTCGACGAACAGGACCGGCGGCCGTGGCTGCTTTCCAGTCAAATGCCGGCGGGTATGCTTCCCCGCCCTTTGCTCAAACCTTCGGGCCGCAGTGGGATTTCCGGATCGGTCGAGGAAATGCAGCGCGAAAAGACGGCTGGAAAATTCGCCTACATTCCCGAGAGCACCTTTTTGAAACTCCGGAACGGCATGAGCGAGGAAGCTTTGATCGATACGTTGAAACATCATGATGGGTACATAGTCTCCGCAAAAGGCTTTAAACCCCGAGGTCTGAAGGCGCACAACTCCATCGACCGATCCACCGGCACAACACCCGAAACGGGGGGACTGTTTTTCGAGGAAGTGATTTTCCCCGGACCGGATGGGCGCAGGCAGATCTTTCTGCAGGCCGGCGAGCCGTGTGAGGGGCAGCTTGAGCGGCTGTTGACCTTTGTCGGGGAAACGGGCTTCGGCAGCAATGCGAGCACCGGGAATGGTCATTTCCAATGGGAGATCGAGGAAGAGAAAGAACTCTTTTCTACTGGGGGTAACCGCGCGATGAGTCTTTCTCATGGCGTCATCAGTGAGAACATGCGAGCCTCATCCTACAAGCAGCATGTCCATTTTGGGAAGCTCGGCGGCGATCTTGCCAAAGGAGGCTACAGTCCGTTCAAGTACCCCATCCTCATGGCCCAGCCGGGAACCACCTTCGATCCCGCCGATACCGGTCCCTTCGGCGCAATCATCAAAGGCGTTCACCATGACCCTGCCTTGGCCCAAGTCAGGCATTACGCCATGCACCTGCCGATTTCCTTTACGGAGGTGGATTCATGACCACGTATGCTTTCCGGGCTTACGCCCTAACGCCAATTCATGTGGGTTCCGGCCAGGAGATCGATCCGTTGGCGTTTGTTTTACTGAACAAGCGGCTGGTGCATTTCAACGCCGCCGATGTGGTCAAGGATCTTCCGGAAGACGAGCGACAACGTTTCCTTCAGATCCTGGATCGCGCGGACCTGAGGGCCTTGCAATCGTTCCTCAAAAGCCATGTTGCGGCGGACCGCCACGGGCTCGTCACAGTGGATGTCTCGGAACGCTTTAAGACGGCATACGAGCAAAGAGCGTCTAATCCCGACAGGCAATTCCGGGTGGAAATGATGCCCAGGAATCCACATTCCGGGAAGGCTTTTTTGCCCGGTTCCAGCATCAAAGGCGCCATTCGTACGGCTGTTGTCAATTATTTCGCCAACATCGATCCGAGAACGAAATCTTCCGTAGAGCAGGCGATGCGGGTTGCTGGGGCACCTCAAAATAAGGCGCAGATCTTGGAAGAGGCCGCTCTCGGAAGAAAACAAAGTCAAACCGAACGTGATGTTTTTCGCTTCATCGAAGTAGAGGACGTGGTTCTGCCGGACGCTTCAACCCGGATCGACCGTGCCGTGAATTGGAATCCCAGAAAACCCGGCAGCGAAAACATTCAAATGTGGGTGGAACGCGTCAAGGCCCGAGCCGACGAGCCTGGAGTCCCCCAATTCGAGCTCCGACTGCACATGGACACGCAAGCGATGCATCACCCTAAAGTCAGGGAGCAATTGGGGCGCACCCTCGATTTCGACACGCTGATCGAGGCCTGCAGGCGATTCTATTGGGGGCGTATGGTCGCTGAGGGTGAGGCGTTTGACGGCAAGGAACGGCAAGGCAAGTCATGGAAGGCCATTTACGACCTATTTCCGAAAGGGAAAACGCCGGAAGGGGATATTGTTCCTATCAGTCCGCCTAAATCATACTGGTGCACGGCGAAGCGCAAGCGGATACTCCTTAGGGTAGGGCGCTTCTCCCACTTCGAATCATTGTCGGTGGATCATTTTCGTCAAGGCTACAACGTCCAGGCGCGAAGGCCTATTCAAGACATGGGTTCTACTCGGACCCGCTGCGAAATGGAAAACGGACTGCCGCTCATGCCCTTCGGTTGGCTCCTTTTGACCTTGGATCTTTAAGGGCTCTCCGGAAATAGCTTTCAGGGCTCTTTTGCAGGAGCCGGCTTCCCGGCGGCCCTGATCGCGGCCAAGGCTGCTCCTAATACACATCGAATCATGCCCTGGCGGGTCTCGGGAACGCACGCCGGGGCGAAGGCCGTACTCACCGGAACGGCAGCTTTTCAAAGGACGTGGAAGCACATGCGCCCTGTTGTATGGAAGCGAAACGTTCCGCGGAAACCTATCGAAAAAGGAGAGTTCGACACATGCCGGTCGTTTTGGAACCCATCGGGGTGGTGCGGACCGAAGCAGCGGAGATTCCGCATCACTGGTCCGTATCCGACGTGGAAGGAACGCTCGTCATTGACGAAGCCTATCGGGAGGGGCTGAAAGACATCCGACCGGGCGACAGGATAGTCGTGATTTTCCACTTCCATCGCAGCCCGCCGTTTTCTTCGGAGTATTTGGTCCAAAAACCGCCCCATCGAGAAAAACGCATGGGGGTTTTCAGTATCTGTTCACCGAGGCGTCCCAACCCCATCGGGCTTTCCGTTCTCGAAGTGCTGGAAACGGACGGAACCCGAATCCGGGTGAAAGGAGTCGACATGTTGGACGGGACGCCCATTTTGGACATCAAGCCGTTCGTCACGGGCAGAAAGACTCCATCCGGCGATTGAGAAACACCCTGGCTGATGTTTGCTTCTTGTTCCCAAGCTCCAGCTTGGGAACACAACTGTGCAGAAGCTCCAGCTTCGGTGAGCCCGTTCCCAAGCTGCAGCTTGGGAACGAGGGGGAGAGCACGATCCTGTACGAGCGCGATTAGTAGTCCGAATGCGACGGTTCAATCGCAGAGGAGACAGCAATTCCCGGAGTGGATCGTCTGCGGGTGAAGAGTGGGCATAAAAAGAGGGTTGTCGGCTTAGCGAAAACGAAATCCTTCAAGGCCCACTTTTCCAAGCCGTTACAGAGGCTCCGGGGACTCCTGCCTGTTTTCCAGAACCGCGTTGATCGTCTCGTGCAGGCGGGCCATTCCGAAGGGCTTGCCTATGGCCGCTTTAAACCCGTATTGGCGATAATTTCTCTTGGGTAAACCCCCGGCTTTGCCGGGGGACTCCCAGAGTTTGACATTTCCGGGAGTATGCGAAAGCCTTCCTCTTGTGAACCGCTCAAAGTTTACAAAAGGAAAGGCTTTCGCATGGATGGAACTCAAAGCTTAAGCCACACGGTCTGGGAGTGCAAGTACCATGTGGTCTGGATCCCGAAGTACCGCAGGAAGAGTCTTTACGAGCAACTCCGCAAGCACCTGGGCCAAGTCTTCAGAGAACTGGCCAGACAGAAAGAGAGTATGATCGAAGAAGGTCACCTGATGCCGGATCATGTGCACATGCTCATCTCGATCCCACCAAAGTATGGAGTTGCACAGGTGGTTGGCTACATCAAAGGAAAAAGCGCCATCCACATCGCCAGAACCTTCCTCGGGAGGAAGAAGAACTTCACTGGCCAGAACTTTTGGGCCAGGGGCTACTTTGTGTCCACAGTTGGAAGAGACGAGCAGATGATCCGCGAATACATCAAAAAGCAGGAAACTGAGGATCGTCGACTCGATCAACTGAATATGTTCGAATAGTCGCCACCTTTTAAGGTGGCCAATGGTTTACAATCGCTTTGAGCGGTCCACGGTTTTACAAGCCTCCGGCTTTGCCGGAGGTACATGACTCGCCATCACCGGATCGTTGGCATACCCGCTGGAGACGATAACCCTGGCGTTTGGATCGATCTTCAGGATTTCCTTGACGGCCTCCTCGCCGCCCATGCCGCCGCGAACGGTTAAATCCATGATGACGATATCCACAGGATGATTGCTGTGGTAATGTTTTCTGAAGATGGCGACGGCTTCGTTCCCGTCTTTGGCCTGCAGGACCTCATAGCCGAAATGGACAAGCATCTCTTTGGCTAAATCCCGAATCATCTCTTCATCATCCATGACCAAAACGACAGCATGTGCGGTTCTCCCCGGCGATTGCACTTTTACATCACGGGATATCTGTTTCGCGGAAGCCGGCAGATAGATGGTGAAGGTCGTCCCTTCGCCCGACTTT
This is a stretch of genomic DNA from Desulfoglaeba alkanexedens ALDC. It encodes these proteins:
- the csm2 gene encoding type III-A CRISPR-associated protein Csm2, with product MNGSNRNPQPRRSGGQVPKTGDGGNQLPVGRPIRYFQDAEKKKLDPSLVDEKARDWARSFSSRLKSTQMRRFYDEFKAIERKILQGNNVQEHQSNFERDLALIRLFKAKAVYAEKRNVAPRDFTQFIFDHMVSIQDVRDFQAFMKVFEAVVAFHRFYAQDN
- the csm3 gene encoding type III-A CRISPR-associated RAMP protein Csm3 — encoded protein: MKLVATKIITGHVEVLTGLHIGAGKDAIEIGGVDSPVVKNPYTGEPYIPGSSLKGKLRCLMEWATNRVRDDGEIWDGSEESDPDRLAQDPVLRIFGTTNKKWNAGPTRLIVRDSALNANWRQGLVERGLPLTEEKFENNINRIQGKAGVGPRKTERVPAGAIFDMTMAYRVFDTGDEGRIDEECFQAFLKVMRLLEHDALGGSGSRGYGRVRFANLQINGEDIQEKFQAIAPEDIIALRRSA
- the csm4 gene encoding type III-A CRISPR-associated RAMP protein Csm4 codes for the protein MPTYRITLTLSSPLATPLVSGTIWGHLAWALRYLEGERALEDWLDEQDRRPWLLSSQMPAGMLPRPLLKPSGRSGISGSVEEMQREKTAGKFAYIPESTFLKLRNGMSEEALIDTLKHHDGYIVSAKGFKPRGLKAHNSIDRSTGTTPETGGLFFEEVIFPGPDGRRQIFLQAGEPCEGQLERLLTFVGETGFGSNASTGNGHFQWEIEEEKELFSTGGNRAMSLSHGVISENMRASSYKQHVHFGKLGGDLAKGGYSPFKYPILMAQPGTTFDPADTGPFGAIIKGVHHDPALAQVRHYAMHLPISFTEVDS
- the csm5 gene encoding type III-A CRISPR-associated RAMP protein Csm5, yielding MTTYAFRAYALTPIHVGSGQEIDPLAFVLLNKRLVHFNAADVVKDLPEDERQRFLQILDRADLRALQSFLKSHVAADRHGLVTVDVSERFKTAYEQRASNPDRQFRVEMMPRNPHSGKAFLPGSSIKGAIRTAVVNYFANIDPRTKSSVEQAMRVAGAPQNKAQILEEAALGRKQSQTERDVFRFIEVEDVVLPDASTRIDRAVNWNPRKPGSENIQMWVERVKARADEPGVPQFELRLHMDTQAMHHPKVREQLGRTLDFDTLIEACRRFYWGRMVAEGEAFDGKERQGKSWKAIYDLFPKGKTPEGDIVPISPPKSYWCTAKRKRILLRVGRFSHFESLSVDHFRQGYNVQARRPIQDMGSTRTRCEMENGLPLMPFGWLLLTLDL
- the tsaA gene encoding tRNA (N6-threonylcarbamoyladenosine(37)-N6)-methyltransferase TrmO, producing MPVVLEPIGVVRTEAAEIPHHWSVSDVEGTLVIDEAYREGLKDIRPGDRIVVIFHFHRSPPFSSEYLVQKPPHREKRMGVFSICSPRRPNPIGLSVLEVLETDGTRIRVKGVDMLDGTPILDIKPFVTGRKTPSGD
- the tnpA gene encoding IS200/IS605 family transposase, translated to MDGTQSLSHTVWECKYHVVWIPKYRRKSLYEQLRKHLGQVFRELARQKESMIEEGHLMPDHVHMLISIPPKYGVAQVVGYIKGKSAIHIARTFLGRKKNFTGQNFWARGYFVSTVGRDEQMIREYIKKQETEDRRLDQLNMFE